AGGCGCCTACGAAGCCGGGCATGGCCTGAGCGTGGGGCCGCACCCGCACATCGGGCTGCAGACCTTCACGTGGCTGGTGGAGGGCGAGATCTTCCACCGCGACAGCCTGGGCTACGAGCAGATCATCCGGCCCGGCCAGGTGAACCTGATGACCGCTGGGCGCGGCATCACGCACTCGGAAGACGCCGTGACCCAAGAGGCCGGGCGCATCCACGCTGCTCAGCTGTGGATCGCGCTGCCCGACGCCGAGCGCCACCGCGAGCCCAGCTTTCGTCACTACCCCACGCTGCCGCGCGTCGAGCGAGGGGGGTTCGTGGCCACGGTGCTGGCGGGGCAGGCGCTGGGGGAGCAAGCACCGGCAGAGGTGTTCTCGCCGCTGGTGGGGGTGGACTTCTGCGCCGAGGGACCCGCCGAGCTGAGCGTGCCCCTGGACCACGCCTTCGAGCACGCGGTCATGGTCATGAGCGGGGCAGCAGAGGTGGAGGGCGAGCGCCTCGAGCCCGGGACGCTGCTGTACCTGGGGCTCGGCCGGCGGGAGCTGGCCCTG
This region of Sandaracinaceae bacterium genomic DNA includes:
- a CDS encoding pirin family protein; translated protein: MSTTDPDGQPSLSTDCPACPGEPVLTRIDAHRALIGEGFVIRRALPTAKRRMVGPWCFLDHLGPGAYEAGHGLSVGPHPHIGLQTFTWLVEGEIFHRDSLGYEQIIRPGQVNLMTAGRGITHSEDAVTQEAGRIHAAQLWIALPDAERHREPSFRHYPTLPRVERGGFVATVLAGQALGEQAPAEVFSPLVGVDFCAEGPAELSVPLDHAFEHAVMVMSGAAEVEGERLEPGTLLYLGLGRRELALRCDAAARLLLVGGAPFGEEVLMWWNFVGRTHEEIITATEDWNAGRHFPPVPASPSPRLQAPDLGGLRLRASRDHRVVR